The genomic stretch CGACGAGGCGGCGGTCGCCGGAAAGACAAGGCCCGACGTCACGCAGAAGGGCTTCGACATGATCGGTGATTTCCGGACCGATGCGCTGCATGAGGCGCTGGCCCGCGCGCCGATCGAGGACGACATGTTGATGGCTCTCCTGGTCATGGCCTTTGCCGGCACCAATGTCCGGGTCGATTCCGGCGCCAACGACACCATGTTCGGACTGAGGCGGTTCCAACGTCATGCCGCGCGCCTCTATTCCGCCGATGGCAGGCTGTCGGTCGATATGGACAGCGTGCGTGTCGCCGCCCGTTCGGTCCTCATCGACGTGCTTTCTTGCCGCCGTGGTATGTCGAACAGCGGCGTCGTCTCGAGGATCGCCGGCGAGGCGATCGGCGCCGAAGGCTTCCTACCGAATATGGGAACAGAGGACTTCCTTCTGTGCCTGTCGCGCCAGGCCCTGGAGACTGCGGCAAAGGAGGCCAACCTCCAGCCCCGGGCGCGGGTCCGCGAAACCCGCGCAGCCCTCGTCGACCACTTCACATCGACTGAGGCAACCTTCGTCCATCCGGCGGCGCTGTTTGCGCCTGACCCGAAGGACATCGCCGATCTCCTGAAACATCGCGATTGCTTCGACGAGGAGAATGCCCCGGTCGAAGAGGCGATCGGCGATATCGGCGGCGATGCGCAGCCGGACGCTCGCAACGACGCCGACGCTTCAGACGCACAGGATCTGGATCACGGGGATCCTGACGCTGATGCGGTGACGACAAATGATGACCCCTCCAGCGACGAGGAAACCGCCTACGCGATCGCGGCGGAATAGCAGACCCTCTTCTCCGCATGAACCTCCGCCGCCGGCCGCCCCGGCGGCGGTTTCGTTTCCACCACCATCAAAACTCAAAGGAGGATGCGCAAATGTCCGCGTCTCTGATCTATGACCTCGCCCCTGTTGGTTCCATCGTCGCCTGGTCGGATGGCACTCCCCGACCGCCCGAGCGTTTCAGCAAGAAGCTCGCCGCCTGGAAGACCCGGAACAGTCAGGGCCGGCTGGTCCGCAAGGAGGGCGAGCGCAGCCTCGGCGCCACGAGCCTGTCGCCCAATTTTACGCTTCACGAGGGCGATCTCGGCGCAAGTGGCGTGATCGCCATCCGCATCCACCGCACCTTCTCGCTCGAGAGCACGCTGACATTCAAAGTGATCGAGCGGCCGCCGCTCGGATCGGTTCGCGTTTTCGATCGCGCCGGCGCCAATGCCGAGCTCGTGCATCTCGCCGTTGATCGGCACGCGGCCGAGGAATGGCTCACCCAGCACGGCTATCCTCATGCCGTTCTCGACGAGGTGACTGAGGATGAGATTGCTGCCGATCACATGGAAGGGAGGGCTGCGGCATGAACCCGGCACACACGCCCCAAATAGAGGCCTCCACCCCTGAAGATTTAGGGGTGGAATTCGCCAGAGCCGCCGACGACATGGCTGTCGCGCGGATCGGCGATCTCGTCTTCGCAATGGTTCCTGCCGGTGGCGGGCAATATTTGCTCGCCAGTGCATGGCGGGTGTCGCGGCCGCTTGCCGCGCTGAAGCGCGATGATTTCTATTCCCACCATGGCGCGGTCGCCGACGAAGCGGCGTTTCGCGACCGTATGATCGAACAGGCGGAACGCAGCCGCGAGTTGGGTTTGCTTTCCCGACAGAGCGTGCGAATGACCTGCAGCACGCCTTGGGGTGCGTCGCAGAGCGCCACCGTCTACGCCGACGGCATCGTCTCCCACACAACGGCTGGCCATGGCGGCTTCCAACTCTCCTCTGCTCGCAACGCCAGGGTCCATCCGATGCTGAGGGCAGACGGCGGCTGGTACGAGGAGGATGCCGCGTGGGCGGTCGTCGCCCTGACCTTTCCGGACCTGTTCACGGCCTACGAACGCAAGTGCTCGGACAAGACGATCCGCGACAGTTGGCCGGATGTCTGGGAGGCGATCTCCGGTCGCCCCCTTGCACCCGGCGAGTGCTACGAGAAGGATGCCCGAGCCTTCGCGCGGCAGCACGCTGGCGACTGGATCGTCATCTCGGCGCTACGGTCAGACCATAACGCCGGCATGACCGAGGTGATCGCCACGATCGGCGGCAAGCGCGGCGAGCGCGTGAAAGAGCGTCGCTTCCTGGTGCCGAGCGATGAGTATGCAATCGGCCGCTTCGGCTTTGTCATCGATGAGGCGAGGCATGCCGTCTATGACGGACCCTCCAGCTTCGCCGGTTGGCGTGGGAGGGCGTCGTAATGGCCAGTTCCGAACGACAGGCCGGCTCGCTTGCCAGAATGGAAGCGGCGCGGCGAAAGACACAGCACCAGCTCGCTCTCATCGAGCGGCAGATTACGCGCCGCATGACAGCGCTCATTCCGCAGCTTGGCCGACGTCAGGCTGGCTTTCGCCGGGGCAAGCCGCCGGAGCCGGGGCGCCTTCCTCGAACGCTACCGCGCGAACCTGGCAGCTCTGACGGCCGAGCGCCAGCCCGAGCTCGACGCGCTTACCCGAAAACTTGCCCGGCAGGACGCGGCAATCACGGCATTTCGGGTGCGAGTAGAATCCGATCCACCCGTCGCAACCGCCCGGAGAGCGTCGCCATGAGCACGATCGGAGAACTGGAGCGAAAAGCCGGTATCGGCACATCGCCAGCCGAGAGAACCGCATTCTGGCGCCAGTTCCATCACCTCGAGGGCGAAGCCTGCGTCAACGCGGGGGTTGCGGAACTCAGGCGCCTGATCGCGGCCAGGGAAGCAGTGTCCGAGGCCTCGCCAAAGACGCGTGTTGCCCGTTTTCGCCATGAAGTAATGCCGCCCCTGACGGCGGATCAGCAAGCGGCGCTTCAGGCTTATGCCGCCAAGCATGGCCGCCGCTGGAAATCGATCCTCAGCAATGCGTGGATGGGCGGTCCGCCGCATGATGACGGCGGTCTGCTGCGGGGCCTTCGCAACTCGCACGGTCCGAGCTGGCTGCAATCCTACCGGTTGCCCAAGCCGCCCGAGCGGTAGGGGAGCATTCACGCCCGCGTGGGGAAGACGGAGTTTGCGGGGGAGCCTCCAGTTTCGTTTCGAGGACGTCGTCTCCCTCTCCACGCCGGCTTGCCCTTCGGTTTTGCTGCGGTCTGAACCGGCGGCCGTGCGCTTCAAGGCCGCTGTCGCGCCGCGGTGCGGCCGGACCCCGCCGTCCTTCTCGGAGCAGGCTCGCGTGCTCCGTCGAGGGCAGCTTGCCCTCTTCGCACGCAAACCGGCTCCGCTCGTCCAGGTGGGGCCGGACCCTGAAGCGCCCGTCTTTCCGCCGGTTCGGGCTGACCGCACCGAAGGGCAAGCCGGCATGGGCCGCAGCCGCTTCGGACGACCTCGAAAGGAAACGACCATGGCCAAGCCCGCATCCTCTCCTCGCCAATCCCCACGCGTCGTGCAACTTCGCAAGGGCGCCACCGTCGAAATGGTCCGGCTCACCTGCCCCGACGCCAGCCAGGCGCTGAAGATCGCCGAGAGTTTCGGGACCGCCGTCATCGACAGCGACGGCATCCGCGACCTGCATGAGCGCCTGATCATCGAGACAGCCGATGCGCTCGGCGATGGCCTTGGCGACAAGGCCATGCAGATCCACCTGCAGCGGATCGTCGGCGCCTATGTCGGTTCTGCCCATGGCGCCGGCCAGTTCTACAGCCGCGCCGTCACCGAAGCGCGCGATGCCACGGCCAAGGCCGCGAACGATGCCCGTGACGAGGACCTCGACGGCCCCGTCGGCTATGACAGCGCCGCCCAGCGTAAGCGGGAGTTTGCCGCCGACATGGGCATACAGGCCCATTCGCTCAGAATGGCAGCCGAAGGTGCCGTCGCTGCCTATGCCCAGGTCATCGGCGAGACCTGGAAGCCTTTCGACCGGCCGGTCGAGCAGCCGGGCACGTCGCTCAGCCGCAAGGCGGCCGAAGCGCAAATCTCAGCCTTCGATTAGATAGCTCGGGCGGGGCTCCGCCCGGCTTTTCAGTCGACACAAGAACGGCCGGTTCCATGGCGGGACCGGCTTTTTTCGTGTCGCGGAGGCGGAAACGAGCAAAATGAAATGAAGCCGATGGCGCGCGCAGCGCAGCCCGTTCCGTTCGTCGGGTCTGCAGGAGCCGCCGGCGGACGCAACGGCCTTGCCGTCCTCCACTTTGTTGCGGCCGTTCCGGTGCATCCGCCGACTGACCTGCTCCTGCCTTCGACCCTCCGCAACGGGCCGCGACGGGCGCGGCCTCGAAACGGAGGTTTTGATATGAGCACGACAGAAAATCAGAGGGGCGATCTTTATACCCGCATCACCGATAAGATCATCGAAGATCTTGCGAAGGGCGTGCGGCCCTGGATGAAACCATGGAATGCGGCGAACACGGCAGGCCGCATTACCCGGCCGCTGCGTTACAACGGGCAACCCTATTCTGGCGTCAACGTACTGCTTTTATGGTCGGAGGGCATCGCACGGGGTTATACGTCATCCACATGGATGACGTTCAAGCAGTCCCTTGAACTGGGCGCCGCGGTGCGCAAAGGCGAGACCGGCACGACCGTCGTCTTCGCCAGCCGGTTCACCAAGTCCGAAACCGACGGGAACGGCGGCGAAGTCGAGCGGGAAATCCCCTTCCTGAAGGCGTATAGCGTGTTCAACATCGAGCAGATCGACGGACTTCCCGACCACTACAATCATCAGCGGCCCGCACCGGTTCCAGATCCGGTCCAGCGCATCGAGCATGCCGATTGGTTCTTCCGCAACACCGGCGCTTCCATTCGCCACGGCGGCAACCAGGCCTTCTTCTCGCCGGCCGCCGACCTCATTCAGATGCCGCTGTTCGAGAGCTTCAAGGACGCTGCAAGCTACTATGCAACCCTCAGTCACGAGGTCACCCATTGGACCGCGCCGGACCACCGTGTCGGTCGCGACCTCAGCCGCTACGCCAAGGACAAGAGCGAGCGTGCGCGCGAGGAATTGATTGCCGAGCTCGGCAGTTGCTTCCTTTGCGCCGACCTCGGCATTGTTCCCGAACTCGACCCACGACCCGATCACGCGTCCTATCTTGACTCCTGGCTCAAGGTCCTGACCGACGACAGACGGGCGATCTTCCAGGCGGCAGCGCATGCGCAACGGGCCGTAACGTTCCTGCATTCGCTGCAGCCCGACTCAGCCGACGAGCGCCTTGCTGCGTAACGACTTGTCAGCGCCGGTCGTTGGTCTCGCCAGCGACCGGCAACTCTCGGTCGTCAGCCGCGGTGGGCGCGTCACGATCAGTTGCAAGGTCCAGTTTGCCCCAGATCGAGGTTTTCCGGGCAATCGGCTTGAGCTTCCGGGACGGCTTGATTTCGACGATAAACGGTTTTGTCTGCTGACGCATAAATCCTCCCGGCGACGAATCGCAAGGCGCGACGATAGCGCGGAGGATGGGCAATGCAACGCCCTACGCTCGGGGGTTCAGCGAGGCTTGGGTCTGGCATGTGGACAGGACAGCGGAGCGATGGTTGTAACGGTCGGACGGGCATTCGTGGATTGGCAGCCATTGCCATATCCCTTCGACTACTGCACCAGGCCACGACCTTCGCGGGCTCGATGAGGCATGTCTGATCGAAGACCGGCTTCACCTCGATCGTCTTCCCGCAACGGCCTTGCGAAACTTTCTTCCCCTGAGCGCGATGCGCTCATTCCTCGCGAAGCAACAAAGCTTCTCCTGGCCGCCCTCCATTTCATTCCGGCCTTTCAGGTGCGGTCCGATCGTCCCCGATCCTTGCGACAGCCATCGAGGCCGCGATGGGCGCGGCCCGAAACAGCAAAGGAATACGACAATGGCAACCATCGGCACCTTCACCACCTCCGAAACCGGCTTCAACGGCTCGATCCGCACGCTCGCCCTCAACGTCAAGGCCCGCATCGCCCGCATCGAAAACCCCTCCGACAAGGGCCCGCACTTCCGCATCTACGCAGGCAATGTCGAGCTGGGCGCGGCCTGGCAGAAGCGCTCGGAGCAGGACCGCGACTACCTCTCGGTCAAGCTCGACGATCCGAGCTTCCCCGCCCCGATCTACGCAACGCTCACCGAGGTCGAAGGCGAGGACGGCTACCAGCTGATCTGGTCCCGCCCCAACCGGGACTGAGACCCGGACAAGGCCCCGCCGAAAGGCGGGGTCAAAACCGGTGACAGAGACAAGCCTGCGGCAGGCATCGAGCCTGCCGCCGGCTTTTTCGGTGCGATACGGACAGGGACAATTGTCTGCTCAGATCGGGGTATCGTGTCGGGAGAAAATGTCGGCGTCGAAGGACGCGCGGTTCCCCCCAATTTTGCCTCCGCTTCGTACCTGCGCTCCAACAAAATCGGCTCCCCCACGCGCCGGCTCCGCCGGTCGCTGCCGCGCTCCTTGACCCCGTCATCTCCTCCCGCCCCGCGGTCTCGTCTTTCACGAACTCAAGGAGATTAGACGATGACGATCGAACAGCACATCGAAGAACTGCGGGCTGAACTGAGGAACGCCTGCGATGCCGCCGAGCGCCGCCAGATCGAGGCCGAGCTTGAACTCGCCCAGGCTGATCTGGCCGTGACGCTTGCCGAACAGGAGGGTGCGATCGTGGCCGAGCCGCCTTTTTGAGGCGGCTCTTTCTACGGCACGTGTGCCGGTTTGCCGGATTGACCGGCTTATCGGCTGTCGGGGGTTTCACCCCTCGACACTCGCGCCGGCTCCCGCCGGATACGGTCGCGGCCCCTTCTGGCCCGCGGGTCTCTTCTCTCTCTGACGTCCCATTTTACTCCAGCAAATCCGGCGTCAAGAACGGCGCGGTCTCCCCCAATTTTTCCGTCGCTGCGCTACCCGAAAAATCGGCTCCCCCGCTTGCAAGTCGCGTTCCGCGCTCCTTGACCCCTCTTTGCCACGGAGTGGCCGATCTCCGTCATCAAGATGAAGGAGATCACATCATGACCACGGATCAGAACCTTATGCTCCACACGAAGCTTTCCGGTTTCCGGCTCGTCGTGCTTGCAAACCGCTTCGGCTGCGATACCACGTTTTCACGAGCGCTTCATGACCGCCTGATCGAAGGGCTCGATGCGGCTCACGCTCGCCTCCGCACCATCATGGCATTGGAACGGAGCGTTCTTGCCGGCGACGACGACTATGCCGCCTATCGGCTCGCAGGCGAGAACGAGATGTTCGAGCGTTTCACCATCAACTTGCAGGATGAGCTCGAGATCGATTTCGACACGCACGAATACCGCATCAACGGTGGCGGTTGGACCAATGCTTTGTCGGCGGATTGCGACGGCGTCGATATCGATTATCCAAGGCTGGTCGCGATGTGCGAGACCGAACTGGGTTCCTTGGCAGCGATCGTCAGGGATATCCGCCAGGAAACAGGCATCGTCATTCATGCGGCCCGTGTCGTCTACACAACGTACGAAAGCTCCTGAGGCGGCTTTTGCGATTTCCGCGGACGGCGAGAGCGGCTGCGTGAGGGCATTGGCAAGCTTTCGATAGCAGCGAGCGCGACCAGTTCAACGTCTCCTTGTCGACAAGCTGTCATCTCTCATCGGGGATATTGCAGCCCGTCCGTCCGGCCGCAACCTGGCGCCGCCGGAATTTTCCCCGCCGCATTCTGCGGCTCCTCGCGCGTCAAAATTCAGGCGCCGCCAGATCCTCCACATCCGTTTCGGCCTTGCAAGGTGCAACCCTGCTTCCCGGTCTGCTGTCGATCCCCGCAATGACGCAATCGACAAGGAGATCCATCATG from Rhizobium tropici CIAT 899 encodes the following:
- a CDS encoding ArdC family protein, translated to MSTTENQRGDLYTRITDKIIEDLAKGVRPWMKPWNAANTAGRITRPLRYNGQPYSGVNVLLLWSEGIARGYTSSTWMTFKQSLELGAAVRKGETGTTVVFASRFTKSETDGNGGEVEREIPFLKAYSVFNIEQIDGLPDHYNHQRPAPVPDPVQRIEHADWFFRNTGASIRHGGNQAFFSPAADLIQMPLFESFKDAASYYATLSHEVTHWTAPDHRVGRDLSRYAKDKSERAREELIAELGSCFLCADLGIVPELDPRPDHASYLDSWLKVLTDDRRAIFQAAAHAQRAVTFLHSLQPDSADERLAA
- a CDS encoding DUF736 domain-containing protein; translation: MATIGTFTTSETGFNGSIRTLALNVKARIARIENPSDKGPHFRIYAGNVELGAAWQKRSEQDRDYLSVKLDDPSFPAPIYATLTEVEGEDGYQLIWSRPNRD
- a CDS encoding DUF7007 domain-containing protein, producing MNPAHTPQIEASTPEDLGVEFARAADDMAVARIGDLVFAMVPAGGGQYLLASAWRVSRPLAALKRDDFYSHHGAVADEAAFRDRMIEQAERSRELGLLSRQSVRMTCSTPWGASQSATVYADGIVSHTTAGHGGFQLSSARNARVHPMLRADGGWYEEDAAWAVVALTFPDLFTAYERKCSDKTIRDSWPDVWEAISGRPLAPGECYEKDARAFARQHAGDWIVISALRSDHNAGMTEVIATIGGKRGERVKERRFLVPSDEYAIGRFGFVIDEARHAVYDGPSSFAGWRGRAS